The following proteins come from a genomic window of Pseudomonas putida:
- a CDS encoding FecCD family ABC transporter permease yields MNRMLPYCALALVALLGALLAGTAIGETTVSPSVVYQVLANHLWQAGYPVDPIDAGIVWNYRLTRTLVAAACGAGLATCGVILQALLRNPLAEPYLLGLSAGASTGAVLVGLLGLGSVALSMSGGAFVGAVAAFALVLVLARAAGPSNNNAQVILAGIAGSQLFNALTAFLITKSATAEQARGILFWLLGNLSGVRWPSVWLALPVALFGLVVCLWHRRTLDAFTFGTDSAASLGIAVRRSQLLLISCAALVTAVMVSIVGAIGFVGLVIPHALRLLLGPGHSRLLPASALGGALFLIAADMLSRTLIPGQVIPVGVVTALIGAPVFALILVSRRGRA; encoded by the coding sequence ATGAACCGTATGCTGCCTTACTGTGCCCTGGCCCTGGTTGCCTTGCTCGGCGCGCTGCTTGCCGGCACTGCCATTGGCGAGACCACCGTGTCACCCAGCGTGGTGTACCAGGTACTGGCCAACCACCTGTGGCAGGCCGGTTACCCGGTCGACCCGATCGACGCCGGTATCGTCTGGAACTACCGCCTGACCCGCACGCTGGTCGCCGCAGCCTGTGGCGCAGGGCTGGCGACCTGCGGGGTGATCCTGCAGGCGCTGCTGCGCAATCCGCTGGCCGAACCCTACTTGCTGGGCCTGTCAGCCGGGGCTTCGACCGGCGCCGTGCTGGTGGGCCTGCTGGGCCTGGGCAGCGTTGCCCTGAGCATGTCGGGCGGCGCCTTCGTCGGCGCCGTCGCGGCCTTCGCCCTGGTCCTGGTGCTGGCCCGCGCAGCCGGCCCGAGCAACAACAATGCCCAAGTGATCCTGGCAGGGATTGCCGGCTCGCAACTGTTCAACGCCCTGACGGCGTTTCTGATCACCAAATCAGCCACCGCCGAACAGGCTCGCGGCATCCTGTTCTGGCTGCTGGGCAACCTCAGTGGCGTGCGCTGGCCGTCAGTATGGCTGGCGCTGCCAGTGGCACTGTTCGGGCTGGTGGTGTGCCTGTGGCACCGGCGCACACTCGACGCTTTTACCTTCGGCACCGATTCGGCGGCGTCGCTGGGCATCGCGGTGCGGCGCAGCCAGTTGCTGCTGATCAGCTGCGCAGCGCTGGTGACGGCGGTGATGGTGTCGATCGTCGGCGCCATCGGTTTTGTCGGGCTGGTGATCCCCCATGCGCTGCGGCTGTTGCTCGGCCCCGGTCACAGCCGCCTGCTGCCGGCCAGTGCCCTGGGCGGAGCGCTGTTCCTGATCGCCGCGGACATGCTTTCCCGCACGCTGATCCCCGGCCAGGTGATTCCGGTGGGCGTGGTCACAGCGCTGATCGGCGCACCTGTGTTTGCGTTGATCCTGGTCAGCCGCAGGGGGCGCGCATGA
- a CDS encoding ABC transporter substrate-binding protein yields MLSRFATLLVGLSLTGAAQAAATHYPLTVDNCGMPQTFTHAPERAVTIGQAGTEILYALGLGDKLAGTSLWFNNVLPEYKAQNDKVPRLADNDPSFEAVVGKRPELVAVQFEWMVGAQGVVATREQFNELKIPTYLLPSDCEGKDNLVGADGTRLQAFQVQSIYKSVSQLAEIFDVQDRGAALNSDLKARLDSARQQLAGKDLSQTSALFWFSSADLDIDPYVAGRQGVADFMLRTLGVRNVVESTEEWPTVGWETIAKANPTWLIIARMDRRRFPADDYQKKLEFLRNDPVTQHMDAVKNNRIIILDADAMQAGIRLFQGLQTLSAAFASGKAAP; encoded by the coding sequence ATGCTGTCCCGTTTCGCCACCCTGCTCGTCGGCTTGAGCCTCACCGGTGCGGCACAGGCCGCCGCCACGCACTACCCGCTGACCGTGGACAACTGCGGCATGCCGCAAACCTTCACCCACGCCCCCGAGCGTGCAGTGACCATCGGCCAGGCCGGCACCGAAATCCTCTACGCGCTGGGGTTGGGCGACAAACTGGCCGGCACATCGCTGTGGTTCAACAACGTCTTGCCCGAGTACAAGGCGCAGAACGACAAGGTGCCGCGCCTGGCCGACAACGACCCGAGCTTCGAAGCGGTGGTGGGCAAGCGCCCCGAACTTGTGGCGGTGCAGTTTGAGTGGATGGTCGGCGCCCAGGGCGTGGTCGCGACCCGTGAGCAGTTCAACGAACTGAAGATCCCCACCTATCTGCTGCCCTCGGACTGCGAAGGCAAGGACAACCTGGTGGGGGCCGATGGCACGCGACTGCAGGCATTTCAGGTCCAGAGCATCTACAAGAGCGTCAGCCAGCTGGCGGAAATCTTCGACGTCCAGGACCGCGGCGCGGCACTGAACAGCGACCTCAAGGCACGCCTGGACAGCGCCAGGCAACAACTGGCCGGCAAAGACCTGAGCCAGACCTCGGCACTGTTCTGGTTCTCTAGCGCCGACCTCGACATCGACCCTTATGTTGCGGGTCGCCAGGGCGTGGCGGACTTCATGCTGCGCACCCTGGGTGTACGCAACGTGGTCGAGTCCACCGAAGAATGGCCCACGGTGGGCTGGGAAACCATCGCCAAGGCCAACCCTACGTGGCTGATCATCGCCCGCATGGATCGCCGCCGCTTTCCGGCCGACGACTACCAGAAGAAGCTCGAATTCCTGCGCAACGACCCGGTAACCCAGCACATGGATGCCGTGAAGAACAACCGCATCATCATCCTCGACGCCGATGCCATGCAGGCCGGTATCCGTCTGTTCCAGGGCCTGCAGACCCTGTCGGCAGCCTTCGCCAGCGGTAAAGCTGCACCGTGA